In Arthrobacter citreus, a single genomic region encodes these proteins:
- a CDS encoding beta-propeller fold lactonase family protein, translating into MVYIMTNMEAMNYVIAFNRDMNGLLRFTGAYPTYGKGTGTKEVSASTANDGIDPLTSQGALALSNDGRFLFAVNAGSNSITSFFVNDSGALVLVDVKSSGGAQPNSIGVFGNLIYVSNVGIAENKFASNISGFHVDDNGKLTHIPGSTHTLSTINAQPAQVLFTPDGSKIVVSELTTNHLSVFNVNSDGTVTGPIINSAYGMRPLGCYFLSSGILLVTEAGSNSLSSYSLNEKGTLSVISGAIKNGFKTACWVITSKDERFAYIANTLSGTISTYRVDSNGSLTVDKYITSTPEGTPTGLPMDVGVSKDGRHFYTLNGNQGTVSAFSIKDDGSLERIQVATWTNTPYFGSQGLAVL; encoded by the coding sequence ATGGTTTACATTATGACCAATATGGAGGCCATGAATTATGTTATTGCCTTTAATAGAGACATGAATGGATTACTCAGATTTACGGGTGCCTATCCAACTTATGGAAAAGGAACTGGTACGAAGGAGGTTTCTGCTTCAACTGCAAATGATGGCATCGATCCACTTACTTCACAGGGAGCATTAGCTTTATCAAATGATGGACGTTTCTTATTTGCAGTGAATGCAGGCAGTAATAGTATCACTAGTTTTTTTGTTAATGATAGCGGGGCGCTGGTGCTTGTGGATGTAAAATCATCAGGAGGTGCTCAGCCAAATAGCATTGGAGTATTTGGAAATCTTATCTATGTTTCCAATGTTGGTATTGCCGAAAACAAATTTGCTTCCAACATTTCTGGATTTCATGTAGATGATAATGGAAAGCTTACTCACATTCCGGGATCCACTCATACTCTTAGTACAATAAATGCTCAGCCTGCACAGGTTTTATTTACTCCAGATGGGAGCAAAATTGTTGTATCTGAACTCACTACAAATCATCTGAGTGTTTTTAACGTTAATAGCGATGGGACTGTTACAGGCCCAATTATTAACAGCGCTTATGGTATGCGACCCCTTGGGTGCTATTTTCTTTCATCAGGTATCCTGTTAGTGACTGAAGCTGGCTCGAACTCGCTGTCATCGTATTCATTGAACGAAAAAGGCACACTTAGTGTAATAAGCGGTGCAATTAAGAACGGATTTAAGACAGCTTGCTGGGTTATCACTTCAAAGGATGAACGTTTTGCATATATTGCAAACACTTTAAGTGGTACAATATCTACTTATCGAGTAGATAGCAATGGTTCCCTGACTGTTGACAAGTATATTACAAGTACTCCAGAAGGTACACCGACAGGACTTCCAATGGATGTTGGAGTTAGTAAAGATGGACGACATTTTTATACTCTAAATGGAAATCAAGGTACAGTTTCAGCCTTTAGCATAAAGGATGATGGAAGTCTTGAAAGAATTCAAGTTGCTACTTGGACTAACACTCCGTATTTTGGTTCGCAAGGCTTAGCTGTTCTTTAA
- a CDS encoding alpha/beta hydrolase → MLLFKNITIDGLNIFFREAGSPNHPTIILLHGFPSSSYMFRDLIPLLSDRFHVIAPDYPGFGNSSMPTTEQFNYTFENLSIVIEKLIDRLHISHYILYVHDYGGPIGFRLAIRNPTRILGFVIQNAVADEKGLGKPFDLFKELWTDRNPATEAEFAKLITFDFTKSQYLIGACHPYLISPDGYSMDQFFLDRPANSQIQLELGYDYRKNVEEYPVWQQYLRTYQPATLVVWGINDFIFTLEGALAFSRDLNNIQTYFLCGGHFVLEEQSLHVSELIKCFFGQIFS, encoded by the coding sequence ATGTTGCTATTTAAAAATATAACAATCGATGGGTTAAATATCTTTTTTCGGGAAGCAGGATCTCCGAATCATCCAACCATTATTCTTCTTCACGGATTTCCTAGCTCTTCCTATATGTTCAGGGATTTGATTCCTCTTCTTTCAGACCGATTTCATGTCATCGCTCCAGATTACCCCGGATTTGGAAATAGTAGCATGCCTACTACAGAACAATTCAATTATACCTTCGAGAATTTATCCATTGTGATTGAAAAGCTAATCGATAGGCTCCATATTTCTCACTATATATTGTATGTCCATGATTATGGAGGACCGATCGGATTTAGGTTGGCTATTCGCAATCCGACCCGTATTCTTGGTTTTGTTATTCAGAATGCAGTGGCAGATGAGAAAGGACTTGGGAAACCATTTGATCTATTTAAAGAACTTTGGACGGACAGAAATCCTGCAACTGAAGCGGAATTTGCCAAGCTTATAACTTTTGATTTTACAAAAAGTCAATATTTAATTGGAGCATGTCACCCTTACCTGATTAGCCCAGATGGATATTCGATGGACCAATTTTTTCTGGATCGTCCCGCAAATAGCCAAATCCAGTTGGAACTAGGTTACGATTATCGAAAAAACGTAGAAGAATACCCAGTCTGGCAACAATACTTGCGAACTTATCAGCCTGCTACACTAGTAGTCTGGGGTATAAACGATTTTATCTTTACATTGGAAGGTGCCCTTGCCTTTAGCAGAGATTTAAACAATATCCAAACTTATTTTCTGTGCGGGGGGCATTTTGTACTTGAGGAACAAAGCCTACATGTTTCGGAGCTAATCAAGTGCTTCTTTGGGCAAATATTCTCTTAG